The following coding sequences lie in one Monomorium pharaonis isolate MP-MQ-018 chromosome 1, ASM1337386v2, whole genome shotgun sequence genomic window:
- the LOC114255111 gene encoding protein ANTAGONIST OF LIKE HETEROCHROMATIN PROTEIN 1-like, whose protein sequence is MERSTFYFLVYLIGPKLDNIPFKGREQIDVVKQILIAIYVLATPDSFRSISERFDVSKSTAWFNTKRVVRAIYSIRNQFIRWPTYEEAENTWTNIQTLYGFPKVLDIIDGTHINIPRPKEDANSYINRKGKFSIQLQVICKSDLSFIHVFAGMPGCVHDMRVFLYSGIQQYCTPEYFPDDSHLLGDAAYSVQKNVIVPFQDNGHLTREQKRFNHRLSSARIIVERSIGLLKGRWRYLLDKLPMTRTNLSPYYIITCCVLHNICLLRNDRIEIPIIVPEILHEMQPVAVPDNLKEEGNIKRNRLMQILSHDNFERIN, encoded by the exons ATGGAACGtagtactttttattttttggtaTATTTAATTGGACCAAAATTGGATAATATTCCATTTAAAGGAAGAGAGCAAATTGATGTTGtaaagcaaatattaattgcTATTTACGTCCTAGCAACACCAGATTCATTTCGCTCCATAAGTGAACGATTTGATGTATCCAAATCAACGGCATGGTTTAATACGAAAAGAGTAGTTCGAGCAATATATAGTATACGAAATCAGTTTATCAGATGGCCTACCTATGAAGAAGCTGAAAACACTTGGACAAACATTCAAACGTTATATGGATTCCCTAAAGTTCTTGATATTATTGATGGaacacatataaatattccTCGGCCAAAAGAAGATGCTAATAGCTATATAAACAGAAAAGGCAAATTTTCCATACAGTtacaa gtaatATGTAAAAGTGATTTGTCGTTTATTCATGTATTTGCTGGGATGCCAGGATGTGTCCATGATATGCGAGTGTTTCTTTATTCCGGAATTCAACAATATTGCACTCCAGAGTATTTTCCTGACGACAGTCATTTATTGGGTGATGCAGCATACAGTgttcaaaaaaatgttatagtaCCATTTCAAGATAATGGCCACTTAACTAGAGAACAAAAAAGATTCAATCATCGGTTGTCATCTGCTAGAATAATTGTTGAAAGGTCTATAGGATTATTAAAAGGACGATGGCGATATTTATTAGACAAATTACCTATGACAAGAACAAATTTAAGCccttattatataattacttgtTGCGTATTGCATAACATATGTTTATTACGGAATGATCGTATTGAAATCCCTATCATTGTTCCTGAAATATTGCATGAAATGCAACCAGTAGCTGTCCCTGATAATTTAAAGGAAgaaggaaatattaaaagaaatagattgATGCAAATACTCAGTCAtgataattttgaaagaattaattag
- the LOC118646661 gene encoding actin cytoskeleton-regulatory complex protein PAN1-like, whose protein sequence is MSPPDQRVINSSSRMPKARSSLRDRLARAIAGPPRIPTSSRPFEASARTPARSQRRENEPLSTAAPAPIPAPTPPSGPRRPAVARQRTTRSRQERLYAEAPPAVDNGRSVLLATFGSTLSDLDDDDDSGGESTAVPEERTTPAPMPDIAALRLEESGPTAPPAPAAPPPTAVPEPAPPPPPARPPSAAAKTATAELTQPPLPTPPPTPPASPGYFTRPQPTTTPTGYSTQPPPTPPSPATVTPTSPLAGQSVIPSEVLRAIPWERIPPGRRYRHQALGHRIVVKHQSDGSWYIR, encoded by the coding sequence ATGAGCCCGCCAGATCAGAGAGTGATCAATAGCAGCAGCAGGATGCCGAAAGCAAGGAGCTCTCTTCGCGACCGTCTCGCCCGCGCCATCGCCGGACCCCCACGGATCCCGACGAGCAGCCGGCCCTTCGAGGCCTCCGCCCGGACACCAGCGCGCAGCCAACGGCGCGAGAACGAGCCGCTCAGCACCGCCGCACCAGCTCCGATCCCGGCTCCGACACCGCCGTCCGGACCACGCCGACCAGCAGTGGCGCGCCAGCGGACGACACGCTCTCGCCAGGAACGGCTGTACGCCGAGGCACCGCCAGCAGTCGACAACGGGCGAAGCGTGTTGCTCGCCACGTTCGGGTCCACATTGTCGGACctggacgacgacgacgacagtGGAGGTGAGTCAACCGCCGTACCGGAGGAGCGCACGACACCCGCGCCGATGCCCGACATAGCAGCGTTGCGCCTCGAGGAGTCCGGTCCTACCGCGCCACCAGCACCGGCCGCACCACCACCGACGGCAGTACCAGAGCCCGCACCGCCTCCACCACCGGCCCGGCCACCGTCCGCCGCTGCCAAAACCGCCACAGCTGAGCTGACTCAGCCGCCGCTGCCAACGCCGCCGCCGACACCGCCCGCATCGCCCGGGTATTTCACCCGGCCGCAGCCGACCACGACGCCGACCGGGTACTCCACCCAGCCACCGCCGACACCACCATCACCAGCAACCGTGACGCCAACTTCGCCACTCGCCGGCCAATCCGTCATCCCCAGCGAAGTTCTACGGGCCATCCCCTGGGAACGGATACCGCCAGGTCGCCGCTACCGCCACCAGGCCCTCGGACACCGCATCGTGGTGAAGCACCAGTCCGACGGGTCGTGGTATATccgctaa
- the LOC114255110 gene encoding LOW QUALITY PROTEIN: adenylate cyclase, germination specific-like (The sequence of the model RefSeq protein was modified relative to this genomic sequence to represent the inferred CDS: substituted 1 base at 1 genomic stop codon) translates to KQLIDLKXLDETTNVQYVIKVSREVYNRAHNDMIYATRLLEKAKTLNSKDKNNSTSSINMTTNNINKPSSSIKKAVVPINTDNENTFDNNNTISDNENTVDTQDTKINKEKWEHKTILFLISLYKEKSYMLGRGQCNNKMDALKRRCRQILDHNAQNGNDRKNWIYLDVLDDIFRKKHWVTPLAVAGSSIKEPEPEHSPLTDSNDENKLPISK, encoded by the exons aagcagttaattgatttaaaatagcTTGATGAAACAACTAATGttcaatatgtaataaaagtatCAAGAGAAGTATATAATCGTGCTCATAATG aCATGATATATGCTACTAGACTGttagaaaaggcaaaaacgcTTAAttctaaagataaaaataattctacttCATCAATAAATATGACgacaaataatatcaataaaccCAGTTCAAGCATAAAGAAAGCAGTAGTTCCTATAAATA ctgataatgaaaatacatttgataataataatactatttcTGATAACGAAAATACTGTGGATACGCAAGACACAA aaataaataaagaaaaatgggAACATAAAACTATACTTTTTCtgatatctttatataaagaaaaatcataTATGCTGGGAAGAGG TCagtgcaataataaaatggaCGCATTAAAGAGACGATGTCGTCAGATTTTAGATCACAATGCTCAAAATGGTAACGATCGGAAGAACTGGATATATTtagat GTGTTAGATGACATTTTTCGAAAGAAACATTGGGTGACCCCATTAGCTGTAGCAGGATCAAGTATCAAAGAACCTGAACCTGAACATTCACCATTAACTGATAGTaatgatgaaaataaattaccaaTTAGTAAGTaa